The stretch of DNA TTAAGCAATAGGCAATCGATAGGCCGGCAATGCCTCCACCAATAATCACTACTTCCGTTTCCATAGAAGCCGAAACAGGTGTGAATTTTAATGGTGCAATTGATGAAATCCAGAAGGAGACATTCTTTCCGGATGTTAAATAATCATCACGACTTGCATTTGAACTATCCATATAATTTAATAGTATCCATTTAGGAGATACTTGGATAGTATAATCTAAAAGTATGCCTTGTTTGTAACTAATTATTTGATAAATAATTAGTTGTGCTGTGAAAATAGCTCTACTAATCGTTGATTATTTTAGAAAAACTGGAAGGTATTGCTCAATTTGTTAATAAACATGTTCAAGGAGTTGAATTTGATAGCTATTTTAAGAAGATCCTTTTGGATGTAATTTTGGAAAAAATAAGACCCACCAACTGTATAAACTTTGTGGGTCTTATTTTATTTATAAGCCGATTATTCTTTACTTGCTTTTTTATTAATATAACCTTCTGCTATTTTGGTTAAAGCTATATCTGTAGCTTTTTCATTTTCAAGTGTTTCGTTTAAAAGCTTAACAACATCATTGTGCCCCATGTTTGCCGCAAATGTTTTAAGCGTTCCATAAGTGGCAATTTCATAATGTTCTACCTTTTGTGCCGACAGAATTAAACCGGCATCCCTAACCATTGAACCACTTTCTGTATCACTTAATATACTTTCGGCTTCAGTAACCAGTCCTACCATGGCATCACATTTTTTACCGGTTGCTTTTTTTCCTAATAGTTCGAAAACTTTTTCCAGCCTGGTAATATGATCTGATGTTTCTTTACTATGTTTCTCAAAAGCAGTTGCCAGTTCTGGAGAGGTAGATGCCTTTTTCATTTTAGGAAGAGCTTTAGCCAGGTGTTTTTCAGCCCAATAAATATCCTTTAGCTCATCAATAAAAAATTGATGAAACTCAGATTTACTCATTTTATTCTCAGTTTTGCCTCCAATTTTACCAACAGCTTGTGCGGTTTTCATAGAAGATTTGCCTCTTACTTGTGTTGTTGCCATAATTAATTGATTTTAAGTTTGTTGTTATTATGTATCTAAAATTATGCCCTAGAGTAATTAGCGGCTTATTTAGAAAAAGCAGTATTAACAGATATTACTTTTCTGGTTGCTGACTTAACCTCAATAATTATAGAATTCTTTGTGCTGCATTTACCAATAAATAAGGGTTATTCTTTATAAATTTCACTCAGAATCTGAATTTTCTGATGGGCAATTTTTAAATAAGCCTGCTGCTCTTGTACAATTGCAATACATTCCAGTGATAGCATAAAGCAATCCTCATCATATGTACCGCGTTTTTCAGCCATTTCACAACATTCAAGTAGTTCTTTAATGCTTTTTCCAATAAAAAGAGTTCCGGCATCCAACCAAATCCTGTAGCCCTTGCTTGTGTTGGAATTATCGTAGTTGCATTCGCCCCCCCATCAGGTTAACATATTCAGTTAATTCTTCAGCAAAGTTGAAACTCTGGTTACTTAACTTGGCAAAAAGGGCTTTCAAGTTATCTTCATCCACTATTTCAGATGCCTTGTGATATCCTTCAGCTCTATCATAATTAATTTCCATTCAACTATTTAATAAAGAAATTTGCTGGTCATATATATATTCCATTTTTATTAATTCTTACACCAGTAAAAAGGAAAAATTAATGCCAGTAAATCCTGAAAATTATTTAAAAACGCGTGACAGTTGGGGTGTATATTACTCATAATCAATAATTTAATATATTTTAGTTGTTCCCCCATATGTGCAATAAATGCTACCAGATTGTATTGTAGAAAATATTAACCATTATCATATGCCGACTTATTTTATAAAAAAGAGGTTTGAATATTTTGATCGAAAAATTCAATTAAGATTCCGTTTCTATTAGGTATTCTTTAATAATCATCTTCAGTACAGTGACTTAGAAAAGCGTAGATTCTCTTACTTATTTTAGGGCTACATCAGTTGAGAAAAATTCACTATTGAATTATTGATTCCATATTTCTATGTATGAGTTGGCATTGTTTTTTGAATTAATCGATTAATTAAAGCAATAAGATTATGAACACGCAAGATTTTAGAGCAGGTATGGACAAGGATAATACGGGCTCTTCTCAAACCAATACCAACTCACAAGAAAATGTTGAAGAAAAAGGTTGGAACAATGTATTGCCTCCGGAAACAGAAAAACCATTAATGACTGATTATAGTATTTTTAA from Solitalea canadensis DSM 3403 encodes:
- a CDS encoding YciE/YciF ferroxidase family protein, which translates into the protein MATTQVRGKSSMKTAQAVGKIGGKTENKMSKSEFHQFFIDELKDIYWAEKHLAKALPKMKKASTSPELATAFEKHSKETSDHITRLEKVFELLGKKATGKKCDAMVGLVTEAESILSDTESGSMVRDAGLILSAQKVEHYEIATYGTLKTFAANMGHNDVVKLLNETLENEKATDIALTKIAEGYINKKASKE
- a CDS encoding ferritin family protein; the protein is MEINYDRAEGYHKASEIVDEDNLKALFAKLSNQSFNFAEELTEYVNLMGGRMQLR